ACGCCCCCGCATTTGGGGCAGGTGTAGTGGAGCGCGCCGATGTCGAAGCGTTCCTGGCAGCCGAGGCAGAAGTATTCCATCTTGCCGCGGTAGGAGGGGAAATCGTTGGGGATCATGCTGTGTCCTCGCAGAATGGATGGGTCCGTTCGACGGCGCGCAGTTTATCCAAGGCCGGGCTAAAAGCCAAGGGCGGCCACGGCCTGCTTCGCCGCGGGCCAGGCGGCGCGGGCCGCGAGGCCCACCATGGCCCCGCCCAGGCCGATCTTCACCACGAAGCCCAGAACCCGGCCCCACATGGCCCCGCGCGCGGCGTGCCACGCCTCGGGGGAGGGCCGTCCGTGCATGCGCTCGAACACGTAGCAGCCCACGTAGGCCCCGCCCACCGCGCCCAGGAGCGCGCCAAACCCGAAGAGGAACGGGGCGAAGAAGATGGCCCCGGCTATGGCCCCGATGAAGGCCCCCAGGTTGCCCTTGTTGGTGCCGCCGTATTTCTTGGCCCCGTAGAACTGGGCCCCGAACTCCAGGGCCTCGCCCAGGACAGCCATGGCGATGAGCGGCGCGTAGTAGCCCCAGCCCAGGTTCAGGGAGGGGTGCGTGAAGTCCCACAGCCAGGCCAGGGCCAGGATCACCCAGTTGGCGGGCAGGCCCAGGACGTTGAGCGAAAGCACGCCCAGAAGCAGCAGGATGTAGAGGATGGACCAGACGTATTCCATGGAGAGGTTCCTTGATGAACGGTGTGGGTGTGTGCCGGGTCAGCCCCGGCGGTCTGAGGAACTAGCTCCTCGACTGCCATCCGGAGGACGTGGCGATCTGGTCGGTCCCCGCCCGCGCTGCCCTGCCCCCCGCACGGAAGTGCAGAGGGCCAAGCCCTTTGCCAGCCCGGGGCTTGCCCAGCGACGGACCGGCCCCCTGCCTACTCCTTGCCGCGCAGGTCCACCACGCGCACGGCCTTGCCCTCGCTCTTGGGCAGGGAGTTGGGCTCCACCAGGTCCACCTTGGGCGTCACGAGGATCTCGTCGCGCAGACGGTGGGCGATGCGCTCGCGCAAGGCGGCCAGGGCGCGCATGTCTTCCACGAAGAACTCTTCGCGCACTTCGGCCTTCACGCGGATCTGGTCGATGTGGCCCTCGCGGGTGAGCTCGATGAGGTAGTTCTGGCCCACCTCGGGCAGGGACATGAGCACCTGCTCGATCTGGATGGGGTAGATGTTCACGCCCTTGATGATGATCAGGTCGTCGGAGCGGCCGGTG
This sequence is a window from Fundidesulfovibrio magnetotacticus. Protein-coding genes within it:
- a CDS encoding DUF456 domain-containing protein; translated protein: MEYVWSILYILLLLGVLSLNVLGLPANWVILALAWLWDFTHPSLNLGWGYYAPLIAMAVLGEALEFGAQFYGAKKYGGTNKGNLGAFIGAIAGAIFFAPFLFGFGALLGAVGGAYVGCYVFERMHGRPSPEAWHAARGAMWGRVLGFVVKIGLGGAMVGLAARAAWPAAKQAVAALGF